The following are encoded in a window of Ricinus communis isolate WT05 ecotype wild-type chromosome 4, ASM1957865v1, whole genome shotgun sequence genomic DNA:
- the LOC8260829 gene encoding mitogen-activated protein kinase kinase 5, whose amino-acid sequence MRPIQPPPPSPGTATATATATATATTTATATATGNRNRSRRRPDLTLPLPQRDPKLAVPLPLPPSSAPSTSDYNNNNSNNHNHNHNHNNGSNQQQHQRQLFSELERIRIIGRGSGGTVFKAIHHSSGKLFALKVIYGYHEDSVRIQICREIEILRGVNHPNVVKCHDFHEHGGEIQLLLEFMDGGSLEGTHIGHEPQLADVARQILNGIAYLHRRKIVHRDIKPSNFLIDSRKNVKIADFGVSRVLAQTMDPCNSSVGTIAYMSPERINTDLNHGKYDGCAGDIWSLGVSMLEFYLGRFPFAVGRQGDWASLMCAISMSQPPEAPPTASREFRNFIACCLQREPARRLSAVQLLDHPFIARNTAAQREGNQNLHQLLPPPRPLSS is encoded by the coding sequence ATGAGACCGATTCAACCACCGCCACCGTCACCAGGCACAGCAACGGCAACGGCCACAGCAACGGCAACAGCAACAACAACAGCAACAGCAACGGCGACAGGCAATCGGAACCGGTCACGAAGGCGACCAGACCTAACCCTACCTCTCCCGCaacgagacccgaaactagcAGTTCCTCTTCCTTTACCACCATCGTCAGCGCCATCAACGAGTGATTataacaacaacaacagcaataatcataatcataatcataatcataataacGGCAGTAATCAACAGCAACATCAAAGGCAATTGTTCTCAGAGCTCGAGCGCATCAGGATAATAGGAAGGGGAAGCGGTGGTACTGTCTTCAAAGCAATCCATCATTCTTCTGGTAAACTCTTTGCTCTCAAAGTTATTTACGGTTATCACGAGGACTCTGTTAGGATTCAGATCTGCCGCGAGATCGAGATCCTTCGCGGAGTTAATCATCCTAATGTTGTCAAATGTCATGATTTTCATGAACATGGTGGTGAGATCCAACTCTTGCTTGAATTTATGGATGGTGGCTCTTTGGAAGGCACCCATATTGGCCATGAACCTCAGTTGGCTGATGTTGCTAGGCAAATCTTGAATGGTATTGCTTACTTACATCGCAGAAAGATTGTCCACAGGGATATCAAACCCTCCAATTTTTTAATCGATTCTAGAAAGAATGTCAAGATTGCTGATTTTGGTGTCAGTAGGGTTCTTGCCCAGACAATGGATCCATGTAACTCATCAGTTGGGACAATTGCTTATATGAGTCCAGAAAGGATTAATACTGATTTGAATCATGGAAAGTATGATGGCTGTGCAGGTGATATTTGGAGTTTAGGGGTTAGTATGTTGGAATTTTATTTGGGTAGGTTCCCATTTGCTGTTGGAAGACAAGGTGATTGGGCTAGTTTGATGTGTGCTATTTCTATGTCACAACCACCTGAGGCACCACCTACTGCTTCGAGGGAGTTTCGGAATTTTATAGCTTGTTGTCTGCAGAGAGAACCGGCTCGGAGGTTGTCAGCTGTTCAATTGCTAGACCATCCTTTTATAGCAAGGAATACTGCTGCTCAAAGAGAGGGTAATCAGAATCTTCATCAACTATTGCCTCCCCCTCGCCCTCTTTCTTCTTAG
- the LOC8260832 gene encoding vacuolar cation/proton exchanger 3: MGPIEEKVDLESDEEIPFSSSSIRRKVHMFGFETASMSAHADVVNTWVFKRIRMSPLRSIYIVLIKAKINVLLPFGPLAILLHYVTQKHGWVFFLSLLGITPLAERLGYATEQLAFYTGPIVGGLLNATFGNATEMIISIYALKSGMIRVVQQSLLGSILSNMLLVLGCAFFTGGIVHHRKVQVFNKAIALVNSGLLLMAVMGIMFPAVLHFTRSEIHFGKSELSLSRFSSCIMLVAYGSYLFFQLKSQHDLYNPVDEGREDEQQDPDEEEVPEITQWEAIGWLAILTLWISILSGYLVDAIQGASDSLNMPVAFISVILLPIVGNAAEHASAIMFAMKDKLDITLGVAIGSCTQISMFVIPFCVVVGWIMGQPMDLNFQLFETATLFITVLVVAFMLQEGTSNYFKGLMLILCYLIVAASFFVHIDPSNDEMQ; the protein is encoded by the exons ATGGGGCCCATAGAGGAGAAGGTAGACCTTGAATCTGACGAAGAAATTCCTTTTAGCTCATCATCAATTCGGAGGAAAGTGCATATGTTTGGTTTTGAGACAGCCAGCATGAGTGCTCATGCAGATGTGGTTAATACATGGGTTTTTAAGCGAATACGAATGAGCCCTCTCAGGAGTATTTACATTGTTTTAATTAAAGCAAAGATAAACGTTTTGTTACCTTTTGGTCCCTTGGCAATTTTGCTTCACTATGTTACTCAAAAGCAT GGATGGGTTTTCTTCCTCAGTTTATTGGGCATCACACCTCTAGCAGAGCGTCTAGGTTATGCAACTGA GCAGCTCGCCTTCTACACTGGACCAATAG TTGGTGGTCTTCTAAATGCGACATTTGGAAATGCAACAGAAATGATCATATCAATTTATGCATTGAAGAGTGGAATGATAAGGGTTGTCCAACAGTCTTTATTAGGTTCTATCTTGTCAAATATGCTTTTGGTGCTTGGATGTGCCTTCTTCACTGGTGGTATTGTTCATCACAGGAAGGTTCAGGTTTTTAATAAG GCAATTGCTCTTGTGAATTCTGGATTGCTGTTAATGGCAGTGATGGGGATAATGTTTCCTGCTGTTCTTCACTTCACACGCTCAGAGATTCATTTTGGCAAGTCAGAGTTGTCACTTTCAAGATTTAGCAGTTGTATAATGCTAGTGGCATATGGGAGCTACCTGTTCTTTCAACTCAAAAGTCAACATGATCTCTACAACCCTGTTGATGag GGAAGGGAGGACGAGCAGCAGGATCCTGATGAAGAAGAGGTGCCAGAAATAACTCAATGGGAAGCAATTGGATGGCTTGCAATTTTGACTTTATGGATTTCCATACTGTCTGGCTACCTTGTTGATGCTATCCAG gGAGCATCTGACTCATTGAACATGCCAGTGGCTTTTATTAGTGTCATCCTACTTCCGATTGTAGGAAATGCTGCTGAGCATGCAAGTGCAATCATGTTCGCGATGAAGGATAAGCTC GATATTACACTTGGAGTTGCAATTGGATCGTGCACCCAGATATCAATGTTTGTG ATCCCTTTTTGTGTGGTTGTTGGGTGGATCATGGGACAACCGATGGACTTGAATTTTCAACTCTTTGAGACGGCAACCCTTTTTATCACCGTATTAGTTGTGGCATTTATGTTGCAG GAAGGAACGTCAAACTATTTCAAAGGCTTAATGCTCATTCTTTGCTATCTTATAGTAGCGGCAAGTTTCTTTGTACATATTGATCCTTCGAATG ATGAGATGCAATGA